From Chryseobacterium joostei, the proteins below share one genomic window:
- a CDS encoding ferritin has protein sequence MNTNRLSAKVEKALSDQMNKEIHASHIFLSYGIWADDKGYQGIANFLYRHSQEERNHSIKFMEYILNRGGKPKVNAIPAPPADPESLTACFDGVFKHEVDNTTAIYKIVDLSMAEKDWATWNFMQWFVQEQIEEETLAHNLIDKLKIAGGDRATDESLFTLDKALQEAPNDVPLAQEATGDRP, from the coding sequence ATGAATACTAACAGACTTTCCGCAAAAGTGGAAAAAGCACTTAGTGATCAAATGAACAAGGAAATTCATGCATCACACATTTTTTTATCTTATGGAATTTGGGCAGACGATAAAGGTTACCAAGGAATTGCCAATTTTCTGTATAGACACTCCCAGGAAGAAAGAAACCACTCAATCAAGTTCATGGAGTACATTTTAAACAGAGGTGGAAAGCCTAAGGTTAATGCCATTCCTGCACCTCCGGCTGATCCGGAATCACTTACAGCTTGCTTTGATGGGGTTTTTAAACATGAAGTAGATAATACAACAGCAATCTACAAAATAGTAGATCTTTCCATGGCCGAAAAAGACTGGGCAACATGGAACTTTATGCAATGGTTTGTTCAGGAACAGATTGAAGAAGAGACCCTTGCCCACAACTTAATTGATAAATTGAAAATTGCAGGTGGCGATCGTGCAACAGACGAATCCTTATTTACCTTAGATAAAGCTTTACAGGAAGCACCGAATGATGTTCCTCTGGCTCAGGAGGCTACAGGAGATCGTCCATAA
- a CDS encoding SDR family NAD(P)-dependent oxidoreductase: protein MDTRTKIVLITGANRGLGKNSALKIAEKGLDVIITYRGNEEEARAVVNEIKGMGRNAAAFQLDTKDHKSFNAFVKNVTDHLQETTGSSNIDYLVNNAGTALYSPITEVTEEQLDDMVDIHFKGVFFLTQKLLPFINDGGGIVNISSGLARFATPGSSVYGSIKAGVEMLTKYMAKELGSRKIKANVVAPGAIETDFGGGRVRDNKDINTMIAGATALGRVGLPDDIGGVVAFLCSEDAGWINGQRIEVSGGMFL from the coding sequence ATGGACACAAGAACAAAAATTGTATTGATAACAGGAGCTAATCGTGGATTGGGTAAAAATTCTGCCCTTAAAATTGCTGAGAAAGGATTAGACGTCATCATTACCTATAGAGGCAATGAAGAAGAAGCCAGAGCGGTTGTTAACGAAATAAAAGGCATGGGTAGAAATGCTGCTGCTTTTCAATTGGATACAAAGGATCATAAAAGTTTTAATGCTTTTGTAAAAAATGTTACAGATCATTTACAAGAGACAACAGGAAGTTCCAATATTGATTATCTGGTGAATAATGCAGGAACGGCTTTGTATTCACCCATTACAGAAGTTACAGAGGAACAGCTTGATGATATGGTGGATATCCACTTTAAAGGAGTATTCTTTTTGACTCAAAAATTATTACCTTTTATTAATGATGGCGGTGGAATCGTTAATATTTCTTCAGGATTGGCAAGATTTGCAACTCCGGGATCTTCTGTTTACGGTTCCATCAAAGCAGGTGTAGAAATGCTGACGAAGTATATGGCTAAAGAGTTAGGCTCAAGAAAGATTAAAGCGAATGTAGTAGCACCGGGAGCTATTGAGACTGATTTTGGAGGTGGAAGAGTGAGGGATAATAAAGATATCAATACTATGATAGCAGGCGCTACGGCTTTAGGAAGGGTAGGTCTTCCGGATGATATTGGTGGAGTAGTGGCTTTTTTATGTAGTGAGGATGCTGGCTGGATTAACGGACAGAGGATAGAAGTTTCAGGAGGAATGTTTTTATAG
- the ychF gene encoding redox-regulated ATPase YchF: MKCGIVGLPNVGKSTLFNCLSNAKAQSANYPFCTIEPNLGTVSVPDQRLFELEKIVKPERVLPAVVEIVDIAGLVKGASKGEGLGNQFLANIRECEAIIHVLRCFDNGNIIHVEGSVDPLRDKEIIDIELQLKDLETVGKAVEKAKKFIKSGKKEDLLTYETLQNLQKFLEDGKNAREFAVDDFAKSIIGEVQLLTNKPVLYVCNVDENSIKNGNDWIGKIEEMAKNEGAEVVVLAAQIEADINELETFEEREIFLEELGLTEPGVNRLIRKAYDLLKLQTYFTAGVKEVRAWTIGQGWTAPQAAGVIHTDFEKGFIRAEVIKYDDYMTYGSEVKIKEAGKLSVEGKEYVVQDGDIMHFRFNV, encoded by the coding sequence ATGAAATGTGGAATCGTAGGCCTGCCGAATGTAGGTAAATCAACACTTTTTAACTGTTTGAGTAACGCAAAAGCTCAATCAGCAAACTATCCTTTCTGTACTATTGAACCTAATCTTGGAACGGTTTCCGTACCAGATCAGAGATTATTTGAATTGGAAAAAATAGTAAAACCGGAAAGAGTTTTACCGGCTGTAGTTGAAATCGTTGATATTGCAGGTCTTGTAAAAGGAGCTAGCAAAGGAGAAGGATTGGGGAACCAGTTCTTAGCTAATATCCGTGAGTGTGAAGCAATCATCCATGTTTTGAGATGTTTTGATAACGGAAATATCATTCATGTTGAAGGTTCAGTGGATCCACTAAGAGATAAAGAAATCATCGATATCGAATTACAACTGAAAGACCTTGAAACAGTAGGGAAAGCAGTTGAAAAAGCTAAAAAATTCATCAAGTCTGGTAAGAAAGAAGATCTTTTAACTTACGAGACACTTCAAAATCTGCAAAAATTCCTTGAAGACGGGAAGAATGCAAGAGAATTTGCAGTAGATGACTTTGCAAAGTCAATCATTGGCGAAGTTCAGCTTTTAACTAATAAACCTGTACTTTACGTTTGTAATGTAGATGAAAACTCTATCAAAAACGGAAATGACTGGATTGGGAAAATTGAGGAAATGGCTAAAAATGAAGGCGCTGAAGTTGTAGTTTTAGCAGCTCAGATTGAAGCTGATATCAATGAACTTGAAACTTTCGAAGAAAGAGAGATTTTCCTTGAAGAACTAGGTCTTACAGAACCTGGAGTAAACCGTTTGATCAGAAAAGCTTACGATTTATTAAAGCTTCAGACTTACTTTACAGCAGGTGTTAAAGAAGTAAGAGCTTGGACTATCGGACAAGGATGGACGGCTCCTCAGGCAGCTGGTGTAATTCACACAGACTTTGAAAAAGGATTCATCCGTGCAGAAGTTATCAAGTATGATGACTATATGACGTATGGTTCTGAAGTAAAGATTAAAGAAGCTGGAAAACTTTCTGTAGAAGGTAAAGAATATGTAGTTCAGGATGGTGATATCATGCACTTCAGATTCAACGTATAA
- the cas1 gene encoding type II CRISPR-associated endonuclease Cas1 → MITRSIYIGNPAYLKLKDEQMYILEPSTKEMKGKVPVEDLGLLMLDHFQITISHQLIQKMMGNNVVIVSCDGHHLPHGIMLPLYGHTEHSDRIKDQLEASEPLKKQLWKQTVECKIENQKEVLKRLGNYYEPMMGYQNNVKSGDSTNMEGIAAQHYWKHLISLDFLRQRFGDSPNQFFNFGYSVLRSILARAIVETGLLPVLGIFHKNKYNPYCLADDLMEPYRPFVDLLVMQWLAVNPETEELTKEFKAFILQIATKDVKIDDKTRPLLVAVKTTATSLYRCYTGEKRLISYPELI, encoded by the coding sequence ATGATTACTCGCTCCATATACATCGGCAATCCCGCTTATCTTAAACTTAAAGATGAGCAAATGTATATTTTAGAACCCTCCACTAAAGAAATGAAAGGTAAAGTTCCGGTGGAAGATTTGGGGTTGCTGATGTTGGATCATTTCCAGATTACGATTTCACATCAGTTAATTCAGAAAATGATGGGAAACAATGTGGTAATAGTGAGTTGCGATGGCCATCATTTACCACACGGAATTATGCTTCCGTTGTATGGCCACACTGAACATTCCGACCGGATCAAAGACCAGTTAGAAGCCAGTGAACCCCTCAAAAAACAACTTTGGAAACAAACTGTCGAATGTAAAATTGAAAATCAAAAAGAAGTTTTAAAACGGTTAGGAAATTATTACGAACCAATGATGGGTTATCAGAATAATGTGAAAAGCGGTGATAGTACCAATATGGAAGGTATTGCGGCGCAACATTATTGGAAGCACCTCATCAGTCTGGATTTTTTGAGACAACGCTTTGGAGATTCACCCAATCAATTTTTCAATTTTGGGTATTCGGTTCTCAGAAGTATTTTAGCAAGAGCAATTGTTGAGACCGGATTGCTTCCTGTTCTTGGAATTTTCCATAAGAATAAATACAACCCTTATTGTCTGGCCGATGACCTGATGGAACCTTATCGTCCTTTTGTTGATTTATTAGTCATGCAATGGCTGGCAGTCAATCCTGAAACTGAAGAATTAACTAAAGAATTTAAAGCTTTCATTTTACAGATTGCAACCAAAGATGTGAAAATAGATGATAAAACCAGACCCTTATTGGTTGCGGTAAAAACAACCGCTACATCACTGTATAGATGTTATACAGGAGAAAAACGCCTGATCTCTTATCCTGAGCTGATATGA
- the typA gene encoding translational GTPase TypA — protein sequence MQNIRNIAIIAHVDHGKTTLVDKIIHATNIFRENQESGELIMDNNDLERERGITILSKNISVTYKDTKINVIDTPGHADFGGEVERVLKMADGVILLVDAFEGPMPQTRFVLQKALELGLRPLVVINKVDKPNCRPDEVHDQVFDLFFNLEATEEQLDFPTFYGSSKQGWFNTSLEQTEDILPLLDGILQYVPEPKVTEGNLQMQITSLDFSSFLGRIAIGKVTRGELKESQWIGLAQADGKVVKGKVKELYVFEGLGKKKVTEVQAGDICAVVGFDAFQIGDSFVDLENPEPLERTAIDEPTLNMTFSINNSPFFGKDGKYVTSNHLKERLTKELEKNLALRVQQTDDANTFLVFGRGILHLSVLIETMRREGYEMTIGQPQVILREIDGEKCEPYESLVVDVPEEYASRVIDLATQRKGDLHIMETKGEMQHMEFEIPSRGLIGLRSQMLTATAGEAIMAHRFTEYKPFKGAIPGRNNGVLISKTQGPATEYSIAKLQDRGKFFVDPGEEIYAGMIIGEQNKPGDLVVNIVEAKQLNNMRASGKDKDTGVAPKILFSLEECMEYIQGDEAIEVTPNFIRMRKKILSEEERKRVERSAKA from the coding sequence ATGCAAAACATTAGAAATATTGCGATTATCGCACACGTTGACCACGGGAAGACGACTTTGGTTGACAAAATCATTCACGCTACCAATATTTTCAGAGAAAATCAGGAGAGTGGAGAATTAATTATGGATAACAATGATCTTGAAAGAGAAAGAGGGATCACCATCTTATCCAAGAATATTTCTGTTACCTATAAAGACACAAAAATTAACGTAATTGATACTCCTGGTCACGCGGATTTCGGTGGGGAAGTAGAAAGAGTATTAAAAATGGCTGACGGAGTTATTTTGTTGGTGGATGCGTTCGAAGGACCAATGCCACAAACAAGATTTGTACTTCAGAAAGCTTTGGAATTAGGTCTTAGACCATTAGTTGTTATCAATAAAGTAGATAAACCAAACTGTCGTCCGGACGAAGTTCACGATCAGGTATTTGATTTATTCTTCAACCTTGAAGCTACTGAAGAGCAGTTGGATTTCCCAACTTTCTATGGTTCTTCTAAGCAAGGTTGGTTCAACACTTCATTAGAACAAACTGAAGATATTTTACCATTATTAGATGGGATTTTACAATATGTTCCTGAACCAAAGGTAACTGAAGGAAACCTTCAGATGCAGATTACTTCTTTAGATTTCTCTTCTTTCCTAGGAAGAATTGCAATCGGAAAAGTAACAAGAGGAGAGCTTAAAGAATCTCAGTGGATTGGTTTAGCTCAGGCAGACGGAAAAGTTGTAAAAGGGAAAGTAAAAGAACTTTACGTTTTCGAAGGATTAGGAAAGAAAAAAGTAACTGAAGTACAAGCTGGAGATATCTGTGCTGTAGTAGGTTTTGATGCTTTCCAGATCGGAGATTCATTTGTAGATCTTGAAAACCCTGAACCATTGGAAAGAACTGCAATTGATGAGCCTACATTGAACATGACGTTCTCTATCAACAATTCACCTTTCTTCGGTAAAGATGGTAAATATGTAACATCTAATCACCTGAAAGAAAGATTAACAAAAGAATTAGAGAAAAACTTGGCATTAAGAGTTCAACAAACTGACGATGCAAATACTTTCCTAGTTTTCGGTAGAGGTATTCTTCACTTATCTGTTTTGATCGAAACAATGAGAAGAGAAGGGTATGAGATGACAATTGGTCAGCCACAGGTTATCCTAAGAGAAATTGATGGTGAAAAATGTGAGCCTTATGAATCTTTAGTAGTAGATGTTCCTGAAGAATATGCTTCAAGAGTTATCGATTTAGCTACTCAAAGAAAAGGAGATCTTCACATTATGGAAACTAAAGGTGAAATGCAGCACATGGAATTCGAAATTCCTTCAAGAGGTTTGATCGGATTACGTTCTCAAATGTTGACAGCTACTGCAGGTGAAGCTATTATGGCACACCGTTTCACAGAATATAAGCCTTTCAAAGGTGCTATTCCTGGAAGAAATAATGGAGTATTAATCAGCAAGACTCAAGGTCCAGCTACAGAATATTCTATCGCTAAACTACAGGATAGAGGTAAGTTCTTCGTTGATCCGGGTGAGGAAATCTATGCAGGAATGATTATTGGTGAGCAAAACAAACCAGGAGACTTGGTAGTAAACATTGTAGAAGCAAAACAGTTGAACAACATGAGAGCTTCTGGAAAAGATAAAGATACGGGTGTTGCTCCGAAAATCTTATTCTCTCTTGAAGAATGTATGGAATATATCCAAGGTGATGAAGCTATTGAGGTAACTCCAAACTTCATCAGAATGAGAAAGAAAATCCTTTCTGAAGAAGAAAGAAAAAGAGTTGAAAGATCAGCTAAAGCTTAA
- the cas2 gene encoding CRISPR-associated endonuclease Cas2: MNAERFNAYRIMWVLVLYDLPTETKANMKDANRFRKSLLDDGFTLFQFSMYARHCPSRENAEVHIKRVKLMLPKAGKVAIMCITDKQFGDIEIFFARNKEEPPPTFQQLELF, encoded by the coding sequence ATGAATGCCGAAAGGTTTAATGCATACCGAATTATGTGGGTTTTAGTATTATATGATTTACCGACAGAAACTAAAGCCAATATGAAAGACGCCAACCGCTTTCGTAAATCTTTGCTTGATGATGGCTTTACCTTATTTCAGTTTTCAATGTATGCGAGGCATTGTCCAAGTCGTGAAAATGCTGAAGTTCACATTAAAAGAGTGAAGTTGATGCTTCCAAAAGCAGGTAAGGTTGCTATTATGTGCATCACTGACAAGCAGTTTGGAGATATTGAAATATTTTTTGCCAGAAATAAAGAAGAGCCACCTCCAACCTTTCAACAGCTTGAGTTATTCTAA
- a CDS encoding DUF1294 domain-containing protein, with translation MIPFLLIANLITFGVFGFDKLQAKRHQWRISENVLLALSLIGVVGAAFGMIVFNHKVSKKSFLVKFFLVVLIDLVLLYRLIRH, from the coding sequence ATGATTCCTTTTCTGCTGATCGCTAACCTTATTACATTCGGAGTTTTTGGATTTGATAAACTGCAGGCCAAAAGACATCAATGGCGAATTTCAGAGAACGTTCTTTTAGCACTTTCATTGATAGGAGTTGTAGGGGCAGCTTTCGGAATGATTGTGTTTAATCATAAGGTTTCCAAAAAATCTTTTCTGGTTAAATTTTTTTTGGTGGTTTTAATTGACCTTGTTCTGCTTTATCGCTTGATAAGGCATTGA
- a CDS encoding glycoside hydrolase family 10 protein — MRMNKLKLIVLLGVFASYSTSCSVQNNVTKTPPAKNTTKPNTNTTQPKPSVVTKPTTGTAQAEETFRTNLPEIKREFRGAWIASVANINWPSRNDLTVEQQKAEAINMLDMLKNNNFNAAIFQIRPSADALYTSNIEPWSYFLTGETGRAPYPNYDPLQFWIEEAHKRGLELHVWLNPYRAHHTNGGSVTKLSMANTLSDIVVRLKNGMYWFDPANPKTQGHVSNVVKDIVKRYDIDAIHFDDYFYPYATYNKGADFPDYASWNTYVSNGGSLSRADWRRDNVNKFVERIYKEIHAEKNNVRFGISPFGIWKPGYPAGVVGSSQYDELYADAKLWLNKGWIDYFSPQLYWPIDSKGQAFESLLTWWQSENTMKRHLWPGLNTVEIKVSDRPTEIKNQIEISRKILKNDAGEIHWSIAGLTKNPGMLPTLKSGPYNEKALIPKSPWIKAVPLQTPTLFITDNGSSAQVSWSTKNVADVFQWVLFTQYNGEWQTEILTLDTLSKDVPKSKDGKKLNGVAIKAIDRLGNESDYMAKKIR, encoded by the coding sequence ATGAGAATGAATAAATTAAAACTTATCGTTTTATTAGGAGTTTTTGCGTCTTACAGTACCTCATGTTCAGTTCAGAATAATGTAACAAAGACCCCTCCCGCTAAAAATACAACAAAACCAAATACCAATACAACTCAACCTAAACCTTCTGTAGTAACTAAACCAACAACAGGAACGGCTCAAGCAGAAGAAACTTTCAGAACCAATCTTCCGGAAATTAAAAGAGAATTCCGTGGTGCATGGATCGCCAGTGTAGCCAATATCAACTGGCCTTCAAGAAACGACCTTACAGTTGAGCAACAAAAAGCAGAAGCCATCAATATGCTGGATATGTTGAAGAATAACAACTTCAATGCTGCCATCTTTCAGATCAGACCCTCAGCAGATGCTTTATATACAAGTAATATTGAACCTTGGTCGTACTTTTTAACAGGAGAAACAGGAAGAGCTCCTTATCCTAATTATGATCCACTTCAGTTTTGGATTGAAGAAGCCCACAAAAGAGGCTTGGAGCTGCATGTTTGGTTAAACCCTTATCGTGCTCATCACACTAACGGAGGTTCAGTGACAAAGCTCTCAATGGCTAATACACTTTCTGATATTGTAGTAAGATTAAAGAACGGAATGTATTGGTTTGATCCGGCAAATCCAAAAACACAAGGACATGTTTCCAATGTAGTAAAGGATATTGTAAAAAGATATGACATTGATGCCATTCACTTTGATGATTATTTCTATCCATATGCAACCTATAACAAAGGTGCCGATTTCCCTGATTACGCAAGTTGGAATACATACGTGAGCAATGGCGGGAGCCTATCAAGAGCAGACTGGAGAAGAGATAACGTTAATAAATTTGTAGAGCGTATCTATAAAGAAATTCATGCAGAGAAAAATAATGTAAGATTCGGAATCAGCCCGTTTGGAATCTGGAAGCCGGGTTATCCAGCAGGAGTTGTAGGATCCTCACAGTATGACGAGCTATATGCAGATGCTAAATTATGGTTAAATAAAGGGTGGATAGATTATTTCTCTCCACAATTATATTGGCCGATTGATTCAAAAGGACAGGCATTTGAATCATTGCTAACCTGGTGGCAGTCTGAAAACACAATGAAGAGACATCTATGGCCAGGCTTAAATACAGTTGAAATTAAAGTATCTGACCGTCCTACAGAAATTAAGAACCAAATCGAAATCTCCAGAAAAATTCTGAAAAATGATGCCGGAGAAATTCACTGGAGTATTGCCGGACTTACAAAAAATCCAGGAATGCTTCCTACTTTGAAAAGTGGTCCATATAATGAAAAGGCATTAATTCCTAAATCCCCATGGATTAAGGCTGTGCCATTGCAAACACCAACATTGTTCATCACAGATAATGGAAGTTCTGCACAGGTAAGCTGGAGTACAAAAAATGTAGCCGACGTTTTTCAATGGGTACTTTTTACCCAATATAACGGCGAGTGGCAAACAGAGATTCTAACGCTGGATACTCTTTCAAAAGACGTTCCTAAGTCTAAAGATGGTAAAAAGCTAAATGGAGTAGCCATTAAGGCCATTGATAGATTAGGAAATGAAAGTGATTACATGGCAAAGAAGATCAGATAA
- a CDS encoding helix-turn-helix domain-containing protein → MEKIAHSSLEDFYREMTAKLGKNLEDIFPKGLHKDIGHFNVFDIAQTIERVKTTSEMPYNRRKYYKISLIRGNNRAEYADKVISIKRNALLFATPKVPYHWIPEDNEQSGSFCVFTEDFLIKGRSYNGLENLPIFQPGGIPVFEIEDELADEISLLFKKIKKEIDSDYVFKYDLIRNYVLELIHYGQKLQPATKISTSNDASLRVVSLFIELLERQFPIESMEQRLQLKTAKDYAERLAVHVNYLNKKLKESTGKTTTEFIGDRIIQEAKILLKQTQWNVSEISYALGFEEIAHFSNFFKRKTSYTPLEFRS, encoded by the coding sequence ATGGAAAAAATTGCCCATTCTTCATTGGAAGACTTTTATAGGGAGATGACTGCCAAGCTGGGGAAGAATCTTGAAGACATCTTTCCCAAAGGTCTTCATAAGGATATCGGACATTTCAATGTATTTGATATTGCACAAACTATTGAAAGGGTAAAAACTACCTCAGAAATGCCTTACAACAGGAGAAAATACTACAAGATTAGCTTGATCAGAGGAAATAATCGGGCAGAATATGCAGATAAAGTAATATCCATCAAACGGAACGCCTTATTATTTGCTACACCAAAGGTTCCTTACCATTGGATCCCTGAAGATAATGAACAGTCCGGAAGTTTCTGTGTATTTACTGAGGATTTTCTTATTAAGGGCAGGTCTTACAACGGTTTGGAGAACTTGCCTATCTTCCAGCCGGGAGGTATTCCTGTATTTGAAATTGAGGATGAGCTGGCAGATGAAATAAGTTTGCTCTTTAAAAAAATAAAAAAGGAAATTGATTCAGATTATGTATTTAAGTATGATCTGATCAGAAACTACGTATTGGAATTGATCCATTATGGACAAAAACTGCAACCGGCAACAAAAATTTCCACTTCAAATGATGCCTCCCTCAGGGTAGTTTCCTTATTTATTGAACTGTTGGAGAGACAATTTCCCATTGAATCCATGGAGCAGAGACTTCAGTTGAAAACGGCAAAGGACTATGCAGAAAGGCTGGCTGTACACGTTAATTATTTGAATAAAAAATTAAAAGAAAGTACAGGAAAGACCACGACGGAATTTATTGGAGACCGTATCATTCAGGAGGCTAAGATACTTTTAAAACAAACCCAATGGAATGTCTCTGAAATATCCTATGCGCTGGGTTTTGAAGAAATTGCCCATTTTTCAAACTTCTTTAAAAGAAAAACATCATACACACCGTTGGAATTTCGGTCATGA
- a CDS encoding methionine aminotransferase has translation MIQLPLSKLSNVGTTIFSQMTQLANENEAINLSQGFPDFMPDPELLNYVDHFIKKGFNQYAPLGGMIALKEEIARKIENSHQTTYHPDSEITVTAGGTQAIFTAIAAFIKKEDEVIIFEPAYDCYEPTVELFGGIVKRFEMKAPDYQIDWTAVKGLISDKTKMIILNNPNNPSGKILTEKDIQELIQLVKGTSILILSDEVYENIVFDGEQHLSICKYPELKERSLLVASFGKLFHVTGWKVGYCAAPKVLTDEFRKVHQFNVFCVNTPIQLALAEYMKNDEHYTHLNQFFQEKRDFLRKGLSGTSFELLDCEGTYFQALKYNKISDKNDFDFATELTINHKVASVPFSSFYKNKINENVIRLCFAKKQETLERAIENLSKV, from the coding sequence ATGATACAACTTCCTTTGTCTAAACTTTCCAATGTAGGAACTACTATTTTCAGCCAAATGACACAGCTGGCCAATGAAAATGAAGCCATCAATTTATCGCAGGGCTTTCCCGATTTCATGCCGGATCCTGAACTTCTGAACTATGTAGATCATTTTATCAAGAAAGGCTTCAACCAGTATGCCCCATTGGGAGGAATGATTGCTTTGAAAGAGGAAATTGCAAGAAAGATTGAAAACAGCCATCAAACAACCTATCATCCTGATTCGGAAATAACCGTTACCGCAGGAGGAACCCAGGCTATTTTCACGGCAATTGCTGCTTTTATCAAGAAAGAGGATGAAGTCATTATCTTTGAGCCTGCCTATGATTGCTATGAGCCTACCGTGGAGCTTTTCGGTGGTATTGTGAAACGATTTGAAATGAAAGCTCCGGATTATCAAATTGACTGGACTGCTGTAAAAGGACTGATTAGTGACAAAACCAAAATGATCATCCTTAATAATCCCAACAATCCATCCGGTAAAATATTAACGGAAAAAGATATTCAGGAACTGATTCAACTGGTAAAGGGAACTTCTATTCTTATTTTAAGCGACGAAGTTTATGAAAATATTGTTTTTGACGGAGAGCAGCATTTAAGTATTTGTAAATATCCCGAACTTAAAGAAAGAAGTCTGCTAGTTGCCTCATTTGGTAAGCTTTTTCACGTTACAGGCTGGAAGGTTGGCTATTGTGCTGCTCCAAAAGTTTTAACGGATGAATTCCGAAAGGTGCATCAGTTCAATGTTTTCTGTGTAAATACTCCTATTCAGCTTGCACTGGCGGAGTACATGAAAAATGATGAACATTATACCCACCTCAATCAATTTTTCCAAGAAAAAAGAGACTTTTTAAGAAAAGGATTAAGCGGAACATCCTTTGAACTGCTAGATTGTGAGGGAACTTATTTTCAGGCATTGAAATATAATAAAATCTCGGATAAAAATGATTTTGATTTTGCTACTGAATTAACGATCAACCATAAAGTAGCCAGTGTCCCATTTTCTTCTTTTTATAAAAACAAAATCAATGAAAATGTGATCCGATTATGTTTTGCTAAAAAACAGGAAACTCTGGAAAGAGCCATTGAGAACCTTTCAAAGGTTTAG
- a CDS encoding YceI family protein, with protein sequence MKKLSVIALVGVGLLAASCNNKEKTETAVATEQAVAESKGEVLAVDAATSIVNWKAFHKGGFAPRWGTLNVKSGDLSIEGGQVVAGNFNIDMTSIKVDPASVTEKDKKPADLEAHLKNPDFFDVAKNPAADFKITSVTDLKEAPKDAVAGANKTVSGNLTLMGKTMNVTFPAKVDVVDNTAAIQAKFTVNRTDWGIKFGTSEADPAEWMISKDIEIAIDVKAKK encoded by the coding sequence ATGAAAAAACTTAGTGTAATTGCATTAGTAGGAGTAGGATTGCTAGCAGCATCTTGTAATAATAAAGAAAAAACAGAGACAGCGGTAGCTACTGAGCAAGCTGTTGCAGAAAGCAAAGGAGAAGTGTTGGCAGTAGATGCAGCAACTTCTATCGTTAACTGGAAAGCATTCCATAAAGGAGGTTTTGCTCCTCGTTGGGGAACTCTTAACGTAAAATCAGGGGATCTAAGCATTGAGGGTGGACAAGTTGTAGCTGGAAACTTCAATATTGATATGACTTCCATTAAAGTTGATCCGGCTTCAGTAACTGAAAAAGATAAAAAACCGGCAGATCTTGAGGCTCACCTTAAAAATCCTGATTTCTTTGATGTAGCTAAAAACCCTGCTGCAGACTTTAAAATAACAAGTGTAACAGACCTTAAGGAGGCTCCAAAAGATGCTGTTGCAGGTGCTAACAAGACAGTAAGCGGAAACCTTACATTAATGGGAAAAACGATGAATGTTACTTTCCCTGCTAAAGTAGATGTAGTAGATAACACTGCAGCTATTCAGGCTAAATTTACTGTAAACAGAACAGATTGGGGAATTAAGTTTGGTACTTCTGAAGCAGATCCTGCAGAATGGATGATCAGCAAAGATATTGAGATCGCAATCGATGTAAAAGCTAAAAAATAA